One Camelina sativa cultivar DH55 chromosome 3, Cs, whole genome shotgun sequence genomic window carries:
- the LOC104777676 gene encoding probable carboxylesterase 2 isoform X2 — protein MESKKNQVPLELLPWLVVHSDGKIERLAGTEVCPPGLDQEIRVLSKDIIIDPKTGLSARIYRPESVQPGQKLPLVFYFHGGAFLIASASFPCYHTTVNNLVAQANVIAVSVSYRLAPEHPLPIAYEDSWTALKTIQTVNEPWINDYADLDRLFLVGDSAGANISHHLAFRAKQSDQTVKIKGIGMIHPYFWGTQPIRSEIKDKARKQMVDGWWEFVCPSELGSDDPWINPFTDGSPDLEGLGCERVMITVAEKDILKERGKLYYERLVKGEWIGKVEMMETKGKDHVFHIFEPDCDEAVEMTRRLALFINQVVV, from the exons GTTAGTTGTCCATAGCGATGGAAAGATAGAGAGACTAGCTGGAACCGAAGTTTGTCCTCCTGGTTTAGATCAAGAAATCCGTGTATTGTCTAAAGATATCATCATCGATCCCAAAACCGGTTTATCCGCTAGAATCTATCGACCTGAATCGGTTCAACCCGGTCAGAAGCTTCCTCTCGTGTTTTATTTCCATGGCGGTGCGTTTCTCATCGCCTCCGCTTCGTTTCCTTGTTACCATACCACTGTGAACAACCTCGTCGCTCAGGCTAACGTCATCGCCGTCTCTGTCAGTTACAG ACTAGCACCAGAACATCCACTTCCTATAGCGTACGAGGACTCATGGACCGCGTTAAAGACAATCCAAACGGTAAACGAGCCGTGGATCAACGACTACGCTGACTTGGACCGTTTATTCCTAGTCGGAGACAGCGCGGGAGCTAATATCTCGCACCACCTTGCATTCCGAGCCAAACAATCCGATCAGACCGTTAAAATCAAAGGCATTGGAATGATCCATCCGTATTTTTGGGGAACACAACCTATTAGATCAGAGATCAAAGACAAAGCGAGGAAACAAATGGTGGATGGATGGTGGGAGTTTGTGTGTCCATCCGAGTTAGGATCCGATGACCCGTGGATAAATCCGTTTACGGATGGGTCACCGGATCTTGAAGGGTTAGGGTGTGAGAGAGTGATGATTACTGTGGCAGAGAAAG ATATATTGAAAGAGAGAGGGAAGTTGTATTATGAAAGATTGGTGAAGGGTGAGTGGATAGGTAAGGTTGAGATGATGGAGACGAAagggaaagatcatgtttttcatatttttgagCCTGATTGTGATGAAGCTGTGGAGATGACACGACGCTTGGCTCTCTTTATTAACCAAGTCGTAGTTTGA
- the LOC104777676 gene encoding probable carboxylesterase 2 isoform X1 has product MESKKNQVPLELLPWLVVHSDGKIERLAGTEVCPPGLDQEIRVLSKDIIIDPKTGLSARIYRPESVQPGQKLPLVFYFHGGAFLIASASFPCYHTTVNNLVAQANVIAVSVSYRLAPEHPLPIAYEDSWTALKTIQTVNEPWINDYADLDRLFLVGDSAGANISHHLAFRAKQSDQTVKIKGIGMIHPYFWGTQPIRSEIKDKARKQMVDGWWEFVCPSELGSDDPWINPFTDGSPDLEGLGCERVMITVAEKDILKERGKLYYERLVKGEWIGKVEMMETKGKDHVFHIFEPDCDEAVEMTRRLALFINQVVV; this is encoded by the exons GTTAGTTGTCCATAGCGATGGAAAGATAGAGAGACTAGCTGGAACCGAAGTTTGTCCTCCTGGTTTAGATCAAGAAATCCGTGTATTGTCTAAAGATATCATCATCGATCCCAAAACCGGTTTATCCGCTAGAATCTATCGACCTGAATCGGTTCAACCCGGTCAGAAGCTTCCTCTCGTGTTTTATTTCCATGGCGGTGCGTTTCTCATCGCCTCCGCTTCGTTTCCTTGTTACCATACCACTGTGAACAACCTCGTCGCTCAGGCTAACGTCATCGCCGTCTCTGTCAGTTACAG ACTAGCACCAGAACATCCACTTCCTATAGCGTACGAGGACTCATGGACCGCGTTAAAGACAATCCA AACGGTAAACGAGCCGTGGATCAACGACTACGCTGACTTGGACCGTTTATTCCTAGTCGGAGACAGCGCGGGAGCTAATATCTCGCACCACCTTGCATTCCGAGCCAAACAATCCGATCAGACCGTTAAAATCAAAGGCATTGGAATGATCCATCCGTATTTTTGGGGAACACAACCTATTAGATCAGAGATCAAAGACAAAGCGAGGAAACAAATGGTGGATGGATGGTGGGAGTTTGTGTGTCCATCCGAGTTAGGATCCGATGACCCGTGGATAAATCCGTTTACGGATGGGTCACCGGATCTTGAAGGGTTAGGGTGTGAGAGAGTGATGATTACTGTGGCAGAGAAAGATATATTGAAAGAGAGAGGGAAGTTGTATTATGAAAGATTGGTGAAGGGTGAGTGGATAGGTAAGGTTGAGATGATGGAGACGAAagggaaagatcatgtttttcatatttttgagCCTGATTGTGATGAAGCTGTGGAGATGACACGACGCTTGGCTCTCTTTATTAACCAAGTCGTAGTTTGA
- the LOC109131348 gene encoding uncharacterized protein LOC109131348: protein MGMSNKSVSTFTFFLALIVVHGIQNTEERHLQTTSLEIERIYKKKPEARNPTIVVTYTRRSVLGKAVIFHPTDFRPTSPGNSPGVGHSHGRH from the coding sequence ATGGGAATGTCGAATAAGTCAGTTTCTACATTTACATTTTTCCTTGCTTTGATTGTTGTGCATGGAATTCAGAATACAGAAGAGAGACATTTGCAAACTACTTCGTTAGAGATTGAGCGAATCTATAAGAAGAAACCTGAGGCTAGGAATCCCACCATTGTGGTCACATATACACGACGTAGTGTCCTTGGAAAGGCGGTCATCTTCCACCCCACTGACTTTAGGCCTACAAGTCCCGGTAACAGCCCTGGCGTAGGACACTCTCACGGGCGACACTGA
- the LOC104777677 gene encoding polyadenylate-binding protein RBP47C-like — MADVKIESESSDSQPLVDTNQPAPPQPPQPQPPVEEEENQPKASLTPTPPPPQYMAMRYPPAVVLPHHMMYAPPPPPPPYSPYHQYPNQHHPYLSRGGNNNKHQNASNGENKTIWVGDLYQWMDEPYLNSSFGSTGEIVSVKVIRNKHNGYSEGYGFVEFESHDVAEKVLQKFNGATMPTTEQPFRLNWASFSTGEKRLENNGPDLSIFVGDLAPDVSDTLLHETFSEKYPSVKAAKVVFDATTRRSKGYGFVRFGDDNERTKAMTEMNGVKCSSRAMRIGPATPRKTTGYQQQGGYMPNGAMARPEGDTLNTTIFVGGLDSSVTDEDLRQPFSDYGEIVSVKIPVGKGCGFVQFVNRPNAEEALEKLNGTVIGKQTVRLSWGRSPANKQPRDKYGNQWVVPYYGGQYFNGYGYMAPQPHDPRMYPAAPYGGYPMYGGHQQQVS, encoded by the exons ATGGCAGACGTCAAGATTGAATCTGAATCCTCGGATTCTCAGCCTTTGGTCGACACCAATCAACCTGCTCCTCCACAGCCACCACAGCCGCAGCCACCggttgaagaagaggagaaccAACCAAAAGCATCTCTGACGCCGACGCCACCGCCGCCACAGTATATGGCTATGAGATATCCACCAGCGGTTGTACTCCCTCACCATATGATGTACGCGCCGCCGCCTCCACCGCCTCCGTACTCACCTTATCATCAATATCCGAATCAGCACCACCCCTATCTCTCTCGTGGTGGTAATAACAATAAGCATCAGAACGCTTCTAATGGTGAGAACAAAACCATTTGGGTTGGTGATTTGTATCAGTGGATGGATGAGCCTTATCTTAATTCTTCTTTTGGATCCACCGGCGAG ATTGTTTCGGTTAAGGTGATCCGTAACAAGCACAATGGTTACTCAGAAGGCTATGGATTCGTGGAGTTTGAATCCCATGATGTAGCTGAAAAGGTTTTGCAGAAGTTCAATGGAGCGACTATGCCAACTACTGAGCAGCCTTTCCGTTTGAACTGGGCTAGTTTTAGCACCGGTGAGAAGCGGTTGGAGAACAATGGACCTGATCTCTCTATCTTCGTGGGGGATTTGGCTCCGGATGTGTCTGATACTTTGCTGCACGAGACGTTCTCTGAGAAGTACCCGTCGGTTAAAGCTGCTAAAGTTGTCTTTGATGCTACTACTAGAAGATCGAAAGGCTACGGCTTTGTGAGGTTTGGTGATGATAATGAAAGGACCAAAGCCATGACTGAGATGAATGGTGTTAAGTGTTCTAGTAGAGCTATGCGTATCGGTCCTGCTACCCCGAGGAAGACTACTGGTTATCAACAACAAG GTGGATACATGCCGAATGGTGCCATGGCGCGTCCTGAAGGGGACACATTGAACACAACA ATATTTGTTGGAGGGCTTGACTCTAGTGTCACTGACGAAGACCTAAGGCAACCTTTCTCTGATTATGGGGAAATAGTCTCTGTCAAGATTCCTGTGGGTAAAGGATGTGGGTTTGTTCAGTTTGTTAACAG ACCAAATGCAGAGGAGGCTTTGGAGAAACTAAATGGGACTGTAATTGGAAAGCAAACAGTTCGGCTTTCGTGGGGACGTAGTCCAGCCAATAAGCAG CCTAGAGATAAGTATGGAAACCAATGGGTTGTACCATACTACGGAGGACAGTATTTCAATGGGTATGGATACATGGCACCGCAGCCTCATGACCCGAGAATGTATCCCGCTGCACCTTACGGAGGGTATCCAATGTACGGTGGCCATCAGCAACAAGTTAGCTGA
- the LOC104777678 gene encoding type IV inositol polyphosphate 5-phosphatase 11-like — protein MQTMGNTNSMFGLKRFSKNKQNPIGSFANNSSHDGIKTIEAVKSCSFSRKADLCIRIITWNMNGKVSYEDLVELLGKDRKFDLLVVGLQEAPKENVAQFLETATSPTHVLLGKAKLQSIHLYLFGPKNSHALVKELKAEKHSVGGCGGLIGRNKGAVAIRFNYDDIKMVFISCHLSAHAKKVDQRNTELRHIANSLLSRDKRTRDLTVWLGDLNYRIQDASNRPVRSLIHNHLQSVLVSKDQLLQEAERGEIFKGYSEGTLGFKPTYKYNVGSNDYDTSHKVRVPAWTDRILFKIQDTDNIQATLHSYDSIDQIYSSDHKPVKADLCLKWVNN, from the exons ATGCAGACAATGGGGAATACGAATTCGATGTTTGGACTAAAAAG GTTTTCAAAAAACAAGCAAAATCCGATTGGTTCGTTTGCCAACAACTCATCTCACGATGGTATTAAAACAATTGAAGCTGTCAAGAGTTGCAGTTTTTCTAGGAAAGCAGATCTTTGCATCCGTATCATCACATGGAACATGAATGGAAag GTTTCATATGAGGATTTGGTTGAGCTTCTTGGCAAAGACAGGAAGTTCGATTTGCTTGTCGTTGGCTTACAAGAGGCTCCCAAAGAAAATGTTGCTCAATTTTTGGAGACGGCTACATCTCCAACTCACGT GCTTCTAGGGAAGGCAAAATTGCAATCGATCCATCTATATTTGTTTGGGCCAAAGAATTCACACGCATTAGTAAAAG AATTAAAGGCGGAGAAACATTCAGTAGGAGGATGTGGAGGTTTAATTGGAAGAAACAAAGGAGCCGTGGCGATTCGTTTTAACTATGATGACATCAAAATGGTTTTCATCTCTTGCCATCTCTCTG CTCATGCAAAGAAAGTGGATCAAAGAAATACTGAGTTGAGACACATAGCAAATTCACTATTATCAAGAGACAAAAGGACACGTGACCTTACTGTTTGGCTTGGAGATCTCAATTACAGGATCCAAGATGCCTCTAACCGTCCTGTTCGATCTCTTATCCACAACCATCTTCAATCC GTTCTTGTGAGTAAAGATCAACTCTTGCAAGAAGCTGAGAGAGGTGAAATATTCAAGGGTTACTCTGAAGGAACTTTAGGGTTTAAACCAACTTACAAATACAATGTAGGAAGCAACGACTATGATACAAGCCATAAGGTCAGGGTTCCAGCTTGGACAGATAGGATCTTATTCAAGATCCAAGATACTGACAATATCCAAGCAACTCTTCACTCTTATGATTCCATAGACCAAATATATAGTTCCGATCATAAACCTGTAAAAGCGGATCTTTGCTTGAAGTGGGTCAACAATTAG
- the LOC109130723 gene encoding uncharacterized protein LOC109130723, with the protein MSKKKTTQDSYEENYVPDITVPSMDSTVLNMTETRLSVKWDLLIRIPPDLPGFYMCLDGDFQVFIIYKGVTIATSSIESYSLRPWWANLLKVSSIASEVDMDGVIVKDIMESIKERSEMPFGSRLHFRDCRYETTGKMNYACDDAMLRFEPGSHTTASLFGNHSTNVGYSLPFDIDLNIT; encoded by the exons ATGTCTAAGAAAAAG ACAACACAAGATTCGTATGAAGAAAATTATGTGCCGGACATTACAGTGCCATCAATGGATTCCACAGTGCTTAATATGACCGAGACTCGTCTTAGTGTAAAATGGGATTTATTGATTAGGATTCCTCCAGATCTTCCTGGTTTCTATATGTGTCTCGATGGAGATTTTCAggttttcataatttacaaAGGTGTAACCATTGCTACTTCATCCATAGAGAG TTATAGTCTCAGACCGTGGTGGGCTAATCTACTTAAGGTTTCATCGATTGCTTCGGAAGTAGATATGGACGGTGTGATTGTGAAAGATATCATGGAGAGTATTAAGGAAAGAAGTGAAATGCCGTTCGGGTCGAGATTGCATTTTCGGGATTGCAGATATGAGACGACTGGAAAGATGAACTATGCGTGTGATGATGCCATGTTGCGGTTCGAGCCCGGCTCTCATACGACGGCAAGTTTATTTGGCAACCATTCTACAAATGTTGGATATTCCTTGCCTTTTGATATTGATTTAAACATTACTTGA